The Apodemus sylvaticus chromosome 5, mApoSyl1.1, whole genome shotgun sequence genome has a segment encoding these proteins:
- the Rexo4 gene encoding RNA exonuclease 4, with protein sequence MKTKATAPVPQPGPIKKLARKKAKKKKKFRKSKALGGSATPGSRPAAVASGPPKAPENFSQNWKALQELLKQKSQVPEKPLVSQKDDKMHPQIIQQNRKKASDKSKGDKKRTEKDKSTSSSVTSAPKDRKILVPPTNTSGTEQKKGAKRTYSDISSHPEDIKQAAADLKQAVPTEEDIWFDDVDPDDIEAAIGPEAAMLVRKRLGQSKSTISLVKEQAFGGLTKALALDCEMVGVGPKGEESIAARVSIVNQYGKCVYDKYVKPTEPVTDYRTAVSGIRPENLKQGEEFEVVKKEVAEMLKGRILVGHALHNDLKVLFLDHPKKKIRDTQKFKPFRSRVKSGRPSLKRLSEKILGIKVQQAEHCSVQDAQAAMRLYIMVKREWESSTANRRAPAATPQPCSEHA encoded by the exons ATGAAGACGAAGGCCACCGCGCCGGTGCCCCAACCTGGGCCTATCAAGAAGCTCGCTAGGAAGAaagccaagaagaagaagaagttcaGGAAGAGCAAAGCGCTGGGAGGAAGTGCGACTCCGGGAAGCCGCCCGGCAGCAGTGGCAAGCGGACCGCCCAAGGCCCCAGAGAACTTTTCTCAGAATTGGAAGGCGCTGCAAGAG CTGCTGAAACAAAAGTCCCAGGTCCCAGAAAAACCTCTTGTCTCTCAGAAGGATGACAAAATGCACCCCCAAATAATCCAGCAGAACAGAAAAAAGGCCTCAGATAAATCAAAGGGAGACAAGAAGAGGACAGAAAAAGACAAGAGCACTAGTAGTTCTGTTACATCTGCACCTAAGGACAGGAAGATACTAGTACCTCCCACAAATACCTCTGGAACAGAGCAGAAGAAAGGAGCCAAGAGGACATACAGTGACATCTCTTCTCACCCAGAGGATATCAAACAGGCAGCTGCCGACTTGAAGCAGGCCGTCCCCACTGA GGAAGACATCTGGTTTGATGATGTGGATCCAGATGATATTGAGGCTGCCATAGGCCCAGAGGCAGCCATGCTGGTGCGGAAGAGGCTGGGGCAGAGCAAGAGTACCATCTCCCTGGTGAAGGAACAAGCCTTTGGCGG CCTGACAAAAGCCTTGGCCCTGGATTGTGAGATGGTAGGCGTGGGTCCCAAAGGGGAAGAGAGCATCGCAGCCCGTGTGTCCATCGTGAACCAGTATGGGAAGTGTGTTTATGACAAGTACGTCAAGCCAACTGAGCCAGTGACTGACTACAGGACAGCCGTCAGTGGGATCCGGCCTGAGAACCTGAAGCAGG GAGAAGAGTTTGAAGTTGTGAAGAAGGAAGTGGCAGAAATGCTGAAGGGCAGAATCCTGGTGGGGCATGCGCTACACAATGACTTAAAG GTTCTGTTCCTTGAccatccaaaaaagaaaatcagggacACCCAAAAATTCAAACCATTTAGGAGTCGAGTTAAG AGTGGACGACCGTCTCTGAAACGACTTTCTGAGAAAATTCTGGGGATCAAGGTCCAACAGGCAGAGCATTGTTCA GTCCAGGATGCCCAGGCAGCGATGAGGCTCTACATCATGGTCAAACGGGAATGGGAGAGCAGTACTGCAAACCGGCGTGCCCCAGCAGCCACTCCACAGCCCTGCAGTGAGCATGCTTAG